The following coding sequences lie in one Deltaproteobacteria bacterium genomic window:
- a CDS encoding PKD domain-containing protein produces MLASPCGRRTHGLLAWLAAIALGGCYRGASGDGGSDGSGSSDGTAATTASVSASASDPTLTTTIGSDDTGVVPDVGVPNQPPLAMFTATPDAGAATLSVTLDASASSDPDGTIVAWAWSFDDGADEGESVTHDFTAVGCHDVTLMVTDDDDATAMATGTVVVAQGAPEVPGMATVDLAPLASAVLPRDLDTNEGTASFHGSVASQGYTAVLAEVMTDGVVASSVTVPLCGAAPVEFAIDVPIPAELVAHDVRLSLVGDGADPQPFYTATDLVAGDLYLIQGQSNAVASQFSGDANENQGPFLRSFGSNTADGNATAADAAWHAANGNAGGGPGAIGQWGLRMAAQLSSAHAIPIGVVNGGEGGRPISYFQRNDADTTDLSTNYGRALTRMRAAGIESSLRAILWYQGESDGNGYQVHHDGFVALEADWLEDYAGVEQVYVTQIRAGCGGDLIGTQEVQRQLADDFDEITVMSVTGLDAHDGCHYAYENGYRELGDRYAALLGRDLYGETPANDVAPPNPEGAAFANGGTQVVIDMRNAASNLSFAEGAHVDFRLEGAAVSITGGSANGSQVILTLSGDGSAATGITYLGHQGAGPWVLNENGVGLLAFWNLPVAP; encoded by the coding sequence ATGCTCGCTTCGCCCTGCGGTCGCCGCACGCACGGACTCCTCGCATGGCTCGCCGCGATCGCGCTCGGCGGTTGCTACCGCGGTGCATCGGGGGACGGCGGCTCGGACGGCAGTGGCAGCAGCGATGGCACCGCGGCGACCACCGCGAGCGTGTCGGCATCGGCCAGCGATCCCACGTTGACCACGACGATCGGATCCGACGACACCGGCGTCGTACCCGACGTCGGCGTGCCCAATCAGCCGCCGCTCGCGATGTTCACCGCCACGCCCGATGCGGGCGCCGCCACGCTGTCGGTCACGCTCGACGCCAGCGCCAGCAGCGACCCCGACGGCACCATCGTGGCGTGGGCGTGGAGCTTCGACGACGGCGCCGACGAGGGCGAGAGCGTCACCCACGACTTCACCGCGGTGGGCTGCCACGACGTCACGCTGATGGTCACCGACGACGACGACGCGACCGCGATGGCGACCGGGACCGTGGTCGTGGCCCAGGGCGCACCCGAGGTGCCGGGCATGGCGACCGTCGATCTCGCGCCGCTGGCGAGCGCGGTGCTGCCCCGTGATCTCGACACCAACGAGGGCACCGCGTCGTTCCACGGCAGCGTCGCGTCGCAGGGCTACACCGCCGTGCTCGCCGAGGTGATGACCGATGGCGTGGTCGCGTCGAGCGTGACGGTGCCGCTGTGCGGCGCAGCACCGGTCGAGTTCGCGATCGACGTGCCGATCCCCGCCGAGCTGGTCGCACACGACGTGCGGCTGTCGTTGGTCGGAGACGGCGCCGATCCCCAGCCCTTCTACACCGCGACCGATCTCGTGGCCGGCGACCTCTACCTCATCCAGGGTCAGTCGAACGCCGTGGCCTCGCAGTTCAGCGGCGACGCCAACGAGAACCAGGGCCCGTTCCTGCGCAGCTTCGGCAGCAACACCGCGGACGGCAACGCGACCGCGGCCGATGCCGCGTGGCACGCCGCCAACGGCAACGCCGGCGGCGGTCCCGGGGCCATCGGTCAGTGGGGCCTGCGGATGGCCGCACAGCTGTCGAGCGCGCACGCGATCCCGATCGGCGTGGTCAACGGTGGCGAGGGTGGACGGCCGATCTCGTACTTCCAGCGCAACGACGCCGACACCACCGATCTCTCGACCAACTACGGCCGCGCGCTCACACGCATGCGCGCGGCGGGCATCGAGTCGTCGCTGCGCGCGATCCTCTGGTACCAGGGCGAGTCCGACGGCAACGGCTATCAGGTGCACCACGACGGCTTCGTCGCGCTCGAGGCCGACTGGCTCGAGGACTACGCCGGCGTCGAGCAGGTCTATGTCACGCAGATCCGCGCCGGCTGTGGCGGCGATCTGATCGGCACCCAAGAGGTGCAGCGCCAGCTCGCCGACGACTTCGACGAGATCACCGTGATGTCGGTGACGGGCCTCGACGCCCACGACGGCTGCCACTACGCCTATGAGAACGGCTACCGCGAGCTCGGCGATCGCTACGCCGCGCTGCTCGGCCGCGATCTGTACGGCGAGACCCCCGCCAACGATGTCGCGCCACCGAACCCCGAGGGGGCCGCATTCGCGAACGGCGGCACGCAGGTGGTGATCGACATGCGCAACGCCGCCTCGAACCTCAGCTTCGCCGAAGGCGCCCACGTCGACTTCCGTCTCGAGGGCGCGGCGGTGTCGATCACCGGCGGCAGTGCGAACGGCAGCCAGGTGATCCTCACGCTGTCGGGCGATGGCTCCGCCGCGACCGGCATCACGTACCTCGGGCACCAGGGCGCAGGCCCGTGGGTGTTGAACGAGAACGGCGTGGGGCTGCTGGCGTTCTGGAACCTGCCGGTCGCGCCGTAG
- the cysK gene encoding cysteine synthase A, translated as MTDHGDNPHAARKAGRRIAASILDLVGHTPLVRLQRLPAAGAAEVVAKLEGFNPGGSVKDRPALFMIEAAEAAGLLDANTVVIEPTSGNTGIGLAMVCAARGYRCILVMPDSMSLERNYLLKRLGAEVVLTPAKHHMTGAVAKAEELARKHARAFMPRQFENDGNPEAHSRSTALELLEATEGHIDALVVGVGTGGTITGVGRVLRQQLPSLRIVAVEPASSPVLQGGRATPHRIQGIGAGFVPMVLERGLIDEVRSVSDEDAFMRTGELAAREGILAGPSSGAAVHVALAVASELGAGKRVVTVFPDTADRYMSTASYFEL; from the coding sequence ATGACGGACCACGGCGACAACCCGCACGCGGCCCGCAAGGCCGGACGGCGCATCGCCGCCAGCATCCTCGACCTCGTGGGTCACACGCCGCTGGTGCGGCTGCAGCGGCTGCCGGCGGCCGGCGCCGCGGAGGTGGTCGCCAAGCTCGAGGGCTTCAACCCTGGCGGCAGCGTGAAGGATCGCCCGGCGCTGTTCATGATCGAGGCTGCCGAGGCCGCGGGCCTGCTCGACGCGAACACCGTGGTGATCGAGCCGACCTCCGGCAACACCGGCATCGGCCTCGCGATGGTCTGCGCGGCGCGGGGCTATCGCTGCATCCTCGTGATGCCCGACTCGATGTCGCTCGAGCGCAACTACCTGCTCAAGCGACTCGGTGCAGAGGTCGTGTTGACGCCGGCCAAGCACCACATGACCGGCGCGGTCGCCAAGGCCGAGGAGCTCGCGCGCAAGCACGCGCGCGCGTTCATGCCGCGTCAGTTCGAGAACGATGGCAATCCCGAGGCCCACAGTCGCTCGACCGCACTCGAGCTGCTCGAGGCCACCGAGGGCCACATCGACGCGCTGGTCGTGGGCGTCGGCACTGGCGGTACCATCACGGGGGTCGGCCGCGTGCTGCGTCAGCAGCTGCCGAGCTTGCGGATCGTCGCGGTCGAGCCCGCGTCGTCGCCGGTGCTGCAGGGCGGCCGCGCGACGCCCCATCGCATCCAGGGCATCGGTGCCGGCTTCGTACCGATGGTGCTCGAGCGTGGCCTCATCGACGAGGTCCGCTCGGTCTCCGACGAAGACGCGTTCATGCGCACGGGCGAGCTCGCCGCGCGCGAGGGCATCCTCGCCGGCCCGTCCTCGGGCGCGGCCGTGCACGTGGCGCTCGCGGTTGCCAGCGAGCTCGGTGCGGGCAAGCGCGTCGTGACCGTGTTCCCCGATACCGCGGATCGCTACATGTCGACCGCGAGCTACTTCGAGCTGTAG
- a CDS encoding anion permease → MPLVEALLLGCGALFALNMGGSGLAPSFSVALGAQLVSRRRAALLYGLCVIAGALLLGQLVAKTLGTGIVPATAMTTTRVLCVLGAATVSLFIANALKVPQSTSWVTVFALVAAGVHVGAVQTQVLTHRMLPAWLIMPVIAFALTYAALRVLYPLRPANFRLHEQLRRHEGKVRWLVLGTSCYVAAAIGSNNVGNVVGPLSATGVIDLVTGLLVMAPLFGLGALLFPEPARTVGKSIVPIGPVAASIVSLVVGTLLLSASWYGIPQSLVQLNAAAVIAVWRVKDDARSATDHPVLRRMLLAWLVTPAISVVLTLLALRIAG, encoded by the coding sequence GTGCCACTCGTGGAAGCGCTGCTGCTCGGATGCGGCGCGCTGTTCGCCCTCAACATGGGCGGCAGCGGGCTGGCTCCGTCGTTCTCGGTGGCACTCGGCGCCCAGCTGGTGTCGCGGCGGCGCGCCGCATTGCTGTACGGCCTGTGCGTGATCGCGGGCGCCCTCCTGCTGGGCCAGCTGGTCGCCAAGACCCTCGGCACCGGCATCGTGCCGGCGACCGCGATGACGACCACCCGGGTGCTGTGCGTGCTCGGGGCCGCAACCGTCTCGCTGTTCATCGCCAATGCCCTCAAGGTCCCACAGTCGACCTCGTGGGTGACCGTGTTCGCGCTGGTCGCCGCCGGCGTGCACGTGGGCGCGGTGCAGACCCAGGTGCTGACCCACCGCATGCTGCCGGCCTGGCTCATCATGCCGGTCATCGCGTTCGCGCTCACCTACGCGGCGCTGCGCGTGCTGTATCCGCTGCGACCCGCGAACTTCCGGCTCCACGAGCAGCTGCGTCGCCACGAGGGCAAGGTGCGGTGGCTGGTGCTCGGCACCTCGTGCTACGTCGCGGCCGCAATCGGCTCGAACAACGTCGGCAACGTGGTCGGTCCGCTGAGCGCGACCGGTGTGATCGACCTCGTCACCGGCCTCTTGGTGATGGCGCCGCTGTTCGGGCTCGGCGCGCTGCTGTTCCCCGAGCCGGCGCGCACGGTCGGCAAGAGCATCGTGCCGATTGGTCCGGTGGCCGCGAGCATCGTGAGCCTGGTGGTCGGAACCCTGTTGCTGTCGGCGTCGTGGTATGGCATCCCGCAGTCGCTCGTGCAGCTCAACGCCGCCGCCGTGATCGCCGTCTGGCGCGTCAAAGATGACGCCCGGTCCGCGACCGATCACCCGGTGCTGCGTCGCATGTTGCTGGCGTGGCTGGTCACGCCGGCGATCTCGGTGGTGCTGACGCTGCTGGCGCTTCGGATCGCGGGATGA
- a CDS encoding matrixin family metalloprotease, whose product MGVSSLFEFLVRRVFALALCLGATAMLVPSDAHAGGVRKVPDLRRDAGSWMQPRQAQGLRIPVTLHLATEEGGEVMSSRAVQAWVERANRELGAFGIEVDVVAVRRMPAGFESVTHWRGRRALASYAPNDGTVHMFAIEQLDDGHRNRRVRGLHWRYRGLARALRGREYLVVTTAAPTTTLAHEIGHLLGLRHSTRTDNIMCSCRSGAVSFTDAQGAAMRDGARRLYARRGLSTAADRGRRHRR is encoded by the coding sequence GTGGGAGTCTCCAGCTTGTTCGAGTTCCTCGTGCGCCGCGTCTTCGCACTCGCTCTGTGTCTCGGAGCGACGGCGATGCTGGTGCCGAGCGACGCGCACGCCGGCGGTGTGCGCAAGGTGCCGGATCTGCGCCGTGACGCGGGTTCGTGGATGCAGCCGCGCCAGGCCCAGGGCCTGCGCATCCCGGTCACACTGCACCTCGCGACCGAGGAGGGCGGCGAGGTGATGTCGAGTCGTGCGGTGCAGGCGTGGGTCGAGCGCGCCAACCGTGAGCTCGGCGCGTTCGGTATCGAGGTGGACGTCGTCGCGGTGCGCCGCATGCCGGCGGGCTTCGAGTCGGTCACGCACTGGCGCGGCCGCCGAGCGCTCGCCAGCTACGCGCCCAACGATGGCACCGTGCACATGTTCGCGATCGAACAGCTCGACGACGGTCACCGCAACCGTCGCGTGCGAGGCCTGCACTGGCGCTACCGCGGCCTCGCCCGCGCGCTGCGCGGACGCGAGTACCTCGTCGTCACCACGGCCGCGCCCACGACCACGCTCGCCCACGAGATCGGCCACCTGCTGGGCCTGCGCCACAGCACCCGCACCGACAACATCATGTGCAGCTGTCGCAGCGGCGCGGTGAGCTTCACCGATGCGCAGGGCGCCGCGATGCGCGACGGGGCGCGGCGCTTGTACGCGCGCCGCGGGCTGTCGACGGCGGCCGATCGCGGTCGCCGTCACCGGCGTTGA
- a CDS encoding sigma-70 family RNA polymerase sigma factor — translation MSGSATGDGDLLLAWRSGDAVAGRALFARHSAAVQRFFRGVLGAEREDLIQQTFLACLESIDRLRTATSFRTFLLSIARHKLYDHLSRRAGVGARFDPLISTAMDLVAASPSQVVGDRRRDDRVLEQLRHLPIELQLVIELHYWEELDTAAIAEILDIPRGTVKTRLMRARDQLRARLGPELDDAARDRSLETLGARLGDPSDDH, via the coding sequence GTGTCGGGATCGGCGACCGGTGACGGGGACCTGCTGCTGGCGTGGCGCAGCGGCGATGCCGTCGCGGGCCGAGCGCTCTTCGCACGACACAGCGCGGCCGTGCAGAGGTTCTTCCGCGGGGTCCTCGGTGCCGAGCGCGAGGATCTGATCCAGCAGACCTTCCTCGCGTGTCTCGAGTCGATCGATCGCCTTCGCACCGCAACCAGCTTTCGCACGTTCCTGCTGTCGATCGCGCGGCACAAGCTCTACGACCACCTCTCGCGGCGCGCCGGCGTCGGCGCGCGGTTCGACCCGTTGATCTCGACGGCGATGGATCTCGTGGCGGCGTCACCGAGCCAGGTAGTCGGCGATCGTCGACGTGACGATCGCGTGCTCGAGCAGCTCCGTCACCTCCCCATCGAGCTGCAGCTGGTGATCGAGCTGCACTACTGGGAGGAGCTCGACACCGCGGCGATCGCCGAGATCCTCGACATCCCCCGGGGCACCGTGAAGACCCGACTGATGCGCGCCCGCGATCAGCTGCGTGCGCGCCTCGGGCCCGAGCTCGATGACGCAGCGCGCGATCGATCGCTGGAGACCCTCGGGGCGCGCCTCGGCGATCCCTCCGACGATCATTGA
- a CDS encoding serine/threonine protein kinase: MSELEQRVVEAAAPTPGEREELSRVALALFGAEAMPSFGRHRVIRQLGRGGVGVVYLAHDPELDRLVAVKSIARTLGAAMHAHDRARMRREAQALARLRHPNVVAVHDVDVEADPMFLVMEYIDGPTLSQWARAQTRSRAEIVAVIADAARGLAAAHAAGIAHRDVKPSNILVDVAGVARVVDFGLAWADVSSAAPGSGSAVSEGLTATGALLGTPAYMAPEQFLGAAVDGRTDQWGLAVTCFELLAGGPAFVGDDVTALRDAVLVGRLATTGGIPRHVMAVLRRALAIEPARRYPDMDAFIDALVAANRFPRGRRGRLVAVGVVAAASVAGTLAASVPARMGAIAVSELSAAWATPEQVRWQWRAEGPPDALRAFELTTCARERDVIDGTAPGCRVFTHRDNPELGHFLLPRTGGVEPVVATTTDGHPPEREVFARLCAIDTAGLRSCTETAGVLTAVAPIDAITIFDEERPRGFPLPDELQLAEDAPFRGARHLQFISRCASEDCYANLRWQGLDVALDRLGPGSVATTAYLELAVAVDGGSTSWWSQLRLWYGDVPIDDVVHFAPFALRRDGRYRVLQVPLRVFAGRGGAAVDTAMTRLHEFGLGGWWPAGAVVRIDEVRIRW, encoded by the coding sequence GTGTCGGAGCTGGAGCAGCGCGTGGTCGAAGCCGCCGCACCCACGCCCGGCGAGCGCGAGGAGCTGTCGCGCGTGGCCCTCGCGTTGTTCGGCGCCGAGGCGATGCCGAGCTTCGGGCGTCACCGCGTCATCCGCCAGCTCGGTCGTGGTGGTGTCGGCGTGGTCTACCTCGCCCACGACCCCGAGCTCGATCGACTCGTCGCCGTGAAGTCGATTGCGCGCACGCTCGGTGCGGCGATGCACGCCCACGATCGCGCGCGGATGCGGAGAGAGGCCCAGGCGCTCGCGCGGCTGCGGCACCCCAACGTCGTCGCCGTGCACGACGTCGATGTCGAGGCCGATCCGATGTTCCTCGTGATGGAGTACATCGACGGCCCGACGCTGTCGCAGTGGGCACGGGCCCAGACCCGTAGCCGCGCCGAGATCGTCGCGGTGATTGCCGACGCCGCACGCGGACTCGCGGCCGCACACGCAGCCGGCATTGCCCATCGCGACGTCAAGCCGAGCAACATCCTGGTCGACGTCGCCGGGGTCGCGCGCGTCGTCGACTTCGGCCTGGCGTGGGCCGACGTGTCATCCGCAGCGCCGGGGTCGGGGTCGGCCGTGTCCGAGGGGCTGACGGCGACCGGGGCGTTGCTCGGCACGCCGGCGTACATGGCCCCCGAGCAGTTCCTCGGCGCCGCCGTCGACGGGCGCACGGATCAGTGGGGCCTCGCGGTCACCTGCTTCGAGCTGCTGGCCGGCGGCCCTGCGTTCGTCGGTGACGACGTGACCGCGCTGCGCGACGCCGTGCTCGTCGGTCGTCTCGCGACCACGGGCGGGATCCCGCGCCACGTGATGGCGGTTCTGCGTCGTGCGCTGGCGATCGAGCCCGCCCGCCGCTACCCCGACATGGATGCGTTCATCGACGCGCTGGTTGCCGCGAACCGTTTCCCGCGGGGCCGGCGGGGGCGGCTCGTGGCCGTCGGCGTGGTCGCTGCGGCGTCGGTGGCGGGTACCCTCGCCGCGTCGGTGCCCGCCCGCATGGGAGCCATTGCGGTGAGCGAACTGAGTGCCGCGTGGGCGACACCCGAGCAGGTCCGTTGGCAGTGGCGCGCCGAGGGCCCACCCGACGCACTGCGCGCGTTCGAGCTGACCACGTGCGCACGTGAGCGCGACGTGATCGACGGCACCGCGCCGGGCTGCCGCGTCTTCACCCACCGCGACAATCCCGAGCTCGGGCACTTCCTGTTGCCGCGGACCGGCGGCGTCGAGCCGGTGGTCGCGACGACCACCGATGGGCACCCGCCCGAGCGCGAGGTGTTCGCGCGGCTGTGCGCGATCGATACCGCGGGCCTGCGCTCGTGCACCGAAACCGCAGGGGTCCTCACCGCGGTCGCGCCGATCGACGCGATCACGATCTTCGACGAGGAGCGACCGCGCGGCTTCCCGCTGCCCGACGAGCTCCAGCTCGCCGAGGATGCGCCGTTTCGCGGCGCGCGGCACCTGCAGTTCATCTCGCGGTGCGCGAGCGAGGACTGCTACGCGAACCTGCGCTGGCAGGGCCTCGACGTCGCGCTCGATCGCCTCGGCCCCGGCAGCGTCGCGACCACCGCGTATCTCGAGCTCGCGGTCGCCGTCGACGGCGGCAGCACCAGCTGGTGGAGTCAGCTGCGGCTGTGGTACGGCGACGTGCCGATCGACGACGTCGTCCACTTCGCGCCCTTCGCCCTTCGGCGCGACGGTCGCTACCGCGTGCTGCAGGTGCCGCTGCGGGTGTTCGCCGGGCGCGGCGGCGCGGCGGTCGACACCGCGATGACCCGGCTGCACGAGTTCGGGCTCGGCGGCTGGTGGCCCGCGGGCGCGGTGGTGCGGATCGACGAGGTCCGCATCCGCTGGTGA
- a CDS encoding LDL receptor domain-containing protein, whose amino-acid sequence MTHRVPSGWWLALVVGLGGCVDAEGRPGHVGGFDGGDDESCVGPGGQPCDVPECDDPCAYNDPALRDGQCKITTLPESCGDMRGQTVLFQQLGASVPAPGGVFRPADAALQKWVQARWQEMSQFVVPANVKTQLTKGGVKVWNYPDGNGWIRTDFHAGIMALPPGVAPETVLKAMLDDPLAATGNGEFSGWVGWPKAGAGGRKVGDRVDLDIWGPDNGAIGYWKIDPDRYCVITLENDTAGVHPVNGIRCWGFVPMALNPNWLATKDGKASWGCAGATYMFYTMGIDSPSIAGGGLGADAQAATWNANIRDLLGENVKAGGVSGRWYVQQTIVQPNGLAPGANVQAKPPGELNSYYVQLPERDFRDGEVCEEPATPPSQCGADHFTCIDGQCIDGAWRCDGIADCSDRDDEAACDDDADAGDGGCAATQFACTDGSCIPAQWRCDGEYSDCAAGEDEQDCDGATGSCAPTQFTCDDGQCIAGDWKCDGIVDCQAGEDESGCTDTPPPTDSCDGFACDDGQCIAAAWQCDGIIDCQAGDDEDDCADTPPATDDCDGFACDDGVCIWAQWQCDGYLDCAGAEDELGCG is encoded by the coding sequence ATGACGCATCGCGTACCGAGCGGATGGTGGCTGGCGTTGGTGGTGGGGCTGGGCGGTTGTGTCGATGCCGAGGGCCGACCGGGTCACGTCGGTGGCTTCGATGGTGGCGATGACGAAAGCTGCGTCGGACCGGGCGGTCAGCCCTGCGATGTGCCCGAGTGCGACGACCCGTGTGCGTACAACGACCCCGCGCTGCGTGACGGCCAGTGCAAGATCACGACGCTGCCCGAGTCGTGCGGTGACATGCGCGGCCAGACGGTGCTGTTCCAGCAGCTCGGCGCGAGCGTGCCCGCGCCGGGCGGCGTGTTCCGCCCCGCCGACGCCGCGCTGCAGAAGTGGGTGCAGGCGCGCTGGCAGGAGATGTCGCAGTTCGTGGTGCCCGCCAACGTGAAGACGCAGCTGACCAAGGGCGGCGTGAAGGTGTGGAACTACCCCGACGGCAACGGCTGGATCCGCACCGACTTCCACGCCGGCATCATGGCGCTGCCGCCAGGCGTCGCGCCCGAGACCGTGCTGAAGGCCATGCTCGACGATCCGCTCGCGGCCACCGGCAACGGCGAGTTCTCGGGCTGGGTCGGTTGGCCCAAGGCCGGCGCCGGCGGGCGCAAGGTCGGCGATCGGGTCGACCTCGACATCTGGGGCCCTGACAACGGCGCGATCGGCTACTGGAAGATCGACCCCGATCGCTACTGCGTGATCACGCTCGAGAACGACACCGCGGGCGTCCATCCCGTCAACGGCATCCGTTGCTGGGGTTTCGTGCCGATGGCGCTCAATCCCAACTGGCTCGCGACCAAGGACGGCAAGGCTTCGTGGGGCTGCGCCGGCGCGACGTACATGTTCTATACGATGGGCATCGACTCCCCGTCGATCGCCGGCGGTGGCCTCGGGGCCGACGCCCAGGCCGCGACCTGGAACGCGAACATCCGCGATCTGCTGGGCGAGAACGTGAAGGCCGGCGGCGTGAGTGGCCGCTGGTATGTGCAGCAGACGATCGTGCAGCCCAACGGGCTGGCGCCGGGTGCCAACGTGCAGGCCAAGCCGCCCGGCGAGCTGAACAGCTACTACGTGCAGCTGCCCGAGCGAGACTTCCGTGACGGCGAGGTCTGCGAGGAGCCGGCCACGCCGCCGTCGCAGTGCGGCGCCGATCACTTCACCTGCATCGACGGCCAGTGCATCGACGGGGCCTGGCGCTGCGACGGCATCGCCGACTGCAGCGACCGCGACGACGAGGCCGCCTGCGACGACGATGCCGACGCTGGCGACGGCGGCTGCGCGGCGACACAGTTCGCGTGCACCGACGGCAGCTGCATCCCGGCGCAGTGGCGCTGCGACGGCGAGTACAGTGACTGCGCCGCCGGCGAGGACGAGCAGGACTGCGACGGCGCCACCGGCAGCTGCGCGCCGACGCAGTTCACCTGCGACGACGGTCAGTGCATCGCGGGCGACTGGAAGTGTGACGGCATCGTCGACTGTCAGGCCGGCGAGGACGAGAGCGGCTGCACCGACACGCCGCCGCCGACCGACAGCTGCGACGGCTTCGCGTGCGACGACGGCCAGTGCATCGCGGCCGCGTGGCAGTGCGACGGCATCATCGACTGCCAGGCCGGCGACGACGAGGACGACTGCGCCGACACACCGCCCGCCACCGACGACTGTGACGGCTTCGCGTGCGACGACGGCGTGTGCATCTGGGCGCAGTGGCAATGCGATGGGTACCTCGACTGCGCCGGTGCCGAGGACGAGCTCGGCTGCGGGTGA